Within Ovis aries strain OAR_USU_Benz2616 breed Rambouillet chromosome 11, ARS-UI_Ramb_v3.0, whole genome shotgun sequence, the genomic segment GTTTTGGGCAGAGCTGGGCCCCCCGTGTGGCCTCCAGCTGTGGCCCTGCAGCTGGGCAGTTGCCCTTGGAAGCCCCAGGTGCCCCCACCCTGGACCAGAGCCTGCTCAGGAGACCCCAGGGCCCTGGAGCCACACCGATTTGGCAGAACCAGGATCTCTGGGCCTTCCTGTGCAGTTCCTGAGTTTTGAGGCCACAGAAGAGAACTTAGTGTTCACAGCTTCCTTATCCTGAAGATGCTTGGAGGCAGCTCGCAGAGGCATGTGGTCAGGGGAGAAAACCACGGGTCTTGAGCTTGCATGTCCTAGGGCAGGCGGCTCCCTGGGCATGAGCACCCAACAGCCAAAGCAGAAGGGGAATGGGGTCTGTGTACCTGTGGTCCTCATCCCTGACCGCAGCTGTGAACATGTAAACATACCCCCCCCGCCCAGGGCGTTGAGTCAGGATCTTTGGGGTGATTCCTGTGGGGAGTGGCTCTGAGCATGTAGCCCAGTGACTGCTGGTAGGGGAGGGGGCGGTGGATGCAAGCCCGCTGCAGAAGGGCCAGATTCTACCCAGGAGTCTGGTGGAGGGAGGGACAGCATTCTGGGGGTTCATAAGTCAGACTCGCCAGGGTCTTGGTCACATCACCTGAGACCCTGGCCCATTCAGAGCAGTGCAGGAACCAGGTGTATCAGTATCAGGGTGGCCAGGACATTACAGCAAAGGCTGGGATGTGGGCGGGAGCCTCAGGTGGTGAGGGGCTGGGTGTGACCTGGGAGAGGGCGACAGACCGCCCTGGCTGGGGAGCCTTCTGGCTCTGTCACTGTTGATGGACCTGTCTCTCTCCACCTCTCATCCCAAACACCAGATCGTGAGGGCCCTGGAACATCTGCACAGCAAGCTGTCCGTGATCCATAGAGGTCAGTGCCTGGactggctggggaggaggggcctggCCTCACGTACACGTCCCCATGGTCCTGCCGGGACCAGTGCCAAGGCTCTGGGAGGCGACAGGCCGCAATGTGCCCGCTGGGTCCAGGCCGCTGTCCACTCCTCTCAGCCATTTCTGTCAGCCCCCAGGCCCAGTCCCAGTTTTGTTCCCTGGTGCTCAGAGCACGGACAGGGTTGATCTTCATCCTGGGAAGGCCAGCCCATCTTGTCTTGACGTATTGTTTACGTGTTGAGGAGTGTGCAGGTGGGATGTGTACTGCTGCACGAATCCGATCATCGTTTATACTGGGTCAcgcccaccctcccctccctttcttGCCCTGTGACGCCCCAGTCCCCGACTCCACTGATTTTCTCATGGGGGTTGGTTTTGCTTGTTCTCAGCCTCCCAGTTGGGCCAATGATTCTGAGACTCAGTGGGGCTGTGTGTGTCCtgcctgtcccctccctctgtgtTCTGAGGGGTCTGCTTTTCCACACAGAGTTCACTGGGCTAAGCCCCTTTGACCACTGAGTGGTCCCCAGGTCACTGCTATTGGCAGGTTTTCGTGGCCCCTTTGGGCGTCTCTCTGAGCCCCTGCAGATGTCCTTGTAAAAGGCAGGAGGGATGCACATGTCTCCCGTGCGTGTGCTTGCTGGACGGCCCCGCTGTGCCCCCTAGCTCACTCTGTGCCCACTCCATGTCCAGCTTGAGTCCTGGGGCTCTGGGATTTCCCACAGACCTGCCTCCCGTGTTTGAGCTGTTGCCTTGTGCTTCCTGGCCAAGACTGCCGACCCCTCAAGGTGGATATTGGGTGGTTTACAGTGCTCATACTGTTAGTGATGGGTTCCCTGCATTTGGGTGGACCCCAGAGCCAGAGGTTGCACTGGTAAGTGGAGGCTGAGTCCCAACTGTGAAGCTGCAAAGACACGGTCCTGGGGGAAGCCCTGGAGCTAACTTCTCTCCCCACCTGTGGCTGGAGGCTGGGGCTCCTGACTGTGTGGCTACCAGCTCTGACCTGGGCAGTGGGGGCCAACAACCAGTAGCTGAAAGGCGTGTCCTACTTCTGGCAGATGTGAAGCCATCCAATGTCCTTATCAACAAGGAGGGCCACGTGAAGATGTGTGACTTTGGGATCAGTGGTTACTTGGTGGATTCTGTGGCTAAGACAATGGATGCTGGCTGCAAACCCTACATGGCCGTAAGTGGGGTGCCCAGGTCATGCCCAGAGGAAACAGCCAGGCTCAGGCACCTTAGCTGTGTCCTGCTCCATCAGGAATGAGGCCTCCCCAGACCCCGAATTTCCTTCTAGAGGGAGTCTCCTGCTCAGCCCTCTCCACCCCTTTCTGACTGGCCCCACCGTGTCCATTTGGATGATAGGTTTCACCTCAGCGGGGTGGCTGGTGGGGCCTGTGGGAGTTGCTGATACCCCAAGGTGAGACCCCCAGGTGTGGCAGCTGTGTGGCAAGACTTAGGCTTCCACCTCGAGACCCCGGCCCTCACCAGCCTCAGCTTCCACACTTGCTCTGGGGGAGGTAGGATGGGTGAGCACTGGCCCCTACGTTTTGTGGGGGGCAACCAGACCCAGCTGAGGGGGCCTGGGTGACCCTGCTCTGGCTCCTCTTCCAGCCCGAGAGAATCAACCCAGAGCTGAACCAGAAAGGCTACAATGTCAAGTCTGATGTCTGGAGCCTCGGCATCACCATGGTACGTCCTGGGGCACCCTTGCTGGTCGGGTGGAGCACAGGTGGGGGCTGTGCCAGGTCTGTGAGCTTCTGGGGGCCAGATAGTCTAGCCTGGACAGAAGGGTTGGTTGGCTTCACGATGTGAGAAGAGACAGTGCCATCAAAGATTATGGGGTCCTTAGCAGAGTGTCCGCAGGTGCCTCACGCCCTCCCTGGGTTAGGGCAGCGTTATGCCGCTCTCGTCTGTGACCACTTGCCTGTTGGACTTCCTCAGGGCTCGTGCTCACTGAGAATGCACAGCCAGCCCAAGACCAACTGGCTCCTTGTGCACGAGGGCTTCACGACAGTGGCGAGGCTCAGCCTTGCCCTGCTCGTTCTTGCTGCTTCTCCACGTTTACTCCCACAGATAATGCTGTAGTATGTGTCTCTGTGCCCAGAGGCtgcttatgttttcattttttgagctCTTTTAGAAAAAATTACCAGGAGAGGAATGACTAGGTCCAAGGTTTGGACACTTCTCTGTTTTTGTTCTTGAGCTCTGGTGGCCACTGCATCCTTCTCTGCAGCCCAGGCAGGGTCCTCACTCCTGTGTGCCGGAGTCAGTGGAAACTATAGGAAAAAAaggaggctgtctttgccctatGAAAATCCAGGGTCATAGCCGTTCCCGCCACACTGTGTCACCTCCATCTGTGGGCCTGTTTGTGTCTTGGCTGGAAAGGAGCCTGGGGCCTGATGAGAAGGTCCTTTCTGAGCACAACTAGTGACCTGTTTTGGTGTGTCTGCTTGAGACGAGGTCTCTCCTGTTTATTACGGTGATCGCTTGTCAGGGTAGTGGACTTGAATTTTCATGTCAGTGGTGATCGCTTCTCAGGGAAGTGGACTTGAATTTTCATGTCAGTAGTCAAAACTGGAAGCAGAGGTTGTGGTGAGACAGCCATTCTTTGCTACAGATGGCTCCTGCAGGCGAGGCGCGGGGCACAGGGGGATCTGGGTCTGGTGGAAGCGGTGAGGCCGTGGCAGCCCTGTGTCCAGGGAGTCGGAGAGAAACAGTGACAGCATCCGAGtggaaaggcttcctggaggcggAAGCGTTGGACATGGGCTTACAGGTGTTGGTGGCTGGGTGGTGGGGGCTTTGTGGAGGAGGAAGGGCTGCGGACTTCATTTCCTAATGGGGCCTGGTGGATTGCTGCACAGTCCAGGAGATGAACCTCTTAGTCTAACATTCCTCCTGAAGCTCATGAAAATCATTTCATTTCCTGCTTGCCTTTTCGCTAATAACAACAGCCCACATAAACGGCAGCAGAAGCTAAGGTGTTGCTGAGACATTAGGGAGGAGGGAGTGGTCTGTGGGGAACTTCGAAGCTGATCACTCTTCTCAGGCTCTTTGGTGACAGTGGCCTTATCGGGAGCACCCCAGGCTGCCAGCCCTCTGATTTTTCCAGGTTAACTGGAACCTGGGTTTTAATGCAAAACCTTCTGAATTCAGATTGTTTGAAAACCCGATAGCCAAGCCAGTCAAAACCCAGGGTTGAATGTGTATCATGAGCTACAGTCTTTGCTGGCTGGGACAGAACCAACTCCTCTGTCCCCTTGGCTTTCATCTTTGGACTGATGTCACCTGTCAGCCCCTTGACCTGCCTCACAGCCCAGCTCTGGATGCTGGACCAGGACAGGCAGGATCTTTGAAGGCTTTGCTTCCGTGTGCAGAGCGTGGGTGTCTCTGACCCAGGGGTGCTATCTCCACTGCAGATCGAGATGGCCATTCTGCGATTTCCTTACGAGTCCTGGGGGACCCCCTTCCAGCAGCTGAAGCAGGTGGTAGAAGAGCCGtccccccagctcccagctgaCCGTTTCTCCCCTGACTTTGTGGACTTCACTGCGCAGTGGTGAGTCTCAGCCCTGCTCAGACCTGAGGGCCTCCCTGAGCCCAGTCAGTGCCCCTCCCTGCCCCGGCCAGATCCCGTCCTCCCTGGGCCCGGTCTCCTTTTTGAGCAGACAAACCCCAATAACAGCATCAAAATAGAAGGCAGAAATAGTTAGAGTATAAGGATAATTTGACAAGCTATGGTCCTGGGAGGAGTTTTTAATACGGTTCCTCTAGAAACGGACAGATCACatagatcaaaaaagaaaatgaagagtatATGGAGGATTTAAATACACAGTAAATTTGCTTTTGTTGATGTGTAGAATTTTGTATCACATTAAAGAATGCCCACAAGATCCTTGTAAAGATTAATTATGTTTGAGATTACAGAGGAAATAAGGGAAAAGGCAGGAGGCAGAGTCTTATAGGCCACATTCTCTGACTGGAATTAGATGGAACAGGAAATACATAACTATGGAGAAAAAAAGCTAcaaggaaattaaaagtaaattcttCTAGTATACTCTTGGGTTATAAGAGAGATCTAAAACATACAATCATAAAGTAGTGAGAAGTGAAGACTTGAGAATCTAACATACCAACAGCTATGTGCTGTGGCCGGAGAGACGCTCAAGGGAGAATTCACAGCCTTTCTTTCgttcactggaaaagaagaaagtctTAAAACAGGTGCGCCTGGCAGGCAGGATCATTCTCTCCCAGGACCCATGGTAAGGAGCTTCCTCTCTCGATTAAGGACACCAAGCATATGATGGTTAGTGGTAGCATGTTAGTGTTGGGATCGTTGGAAATCTCCTAGGTCACTATTGGTCCAGTCTCTCTGGTGGGCACCACGGATCCCACTCTGCCCTTGGAAGCCCCCAGGACAGTTCAGCCCTTTCTTTCCTGAGCCTCGGGAGCATGTGTGTCCCCTTGCTGCTTGGGCAGGGCCAAGCCCAGCCTGACTTGACTGGCCTGGATGGGCTGGATTCGCTTCCCTGCCATCCTGGCCCCAGCCTACCCTGTTCTCTCCTAGCCTGAGAAAGAACCCCGCGGAACGCATGAGCTACCTGGAGCTGATGGTGAGTGCGGGTGGGGCTCTCTGGGAGAGGGCTGCCTCTATGCACAGCGGTGGGCAGCTCCTCCGGCTTGCCTCTGCATTCATGATTCTTCGAGGGACTTTGTCGCTCATTCTCTCATTCACTGTGTCCTCCGGCTCCCTCTTTCACCCTTCATGCCAGGCCCTTGGAGTGGGGCAGAGGGCCAGCAGGGCAGGTGGGCCATTTTACTTGGAGGTGTCGGGAGGTTTTGCAGGGGAAGTGGGCCTCGAAGGATGAATGAGGGTCTTCTCTCTGATGGAGAGGGCACTCCACGTGGAAGGCCCATTGTGGGCAGAGTCCTGGAGTGTGCAGGCAAGAGTGAGTTGAGGGTGGTAGTGAGAGAGCTGGGGAGGAAGCCTGAACACTGTCTACCTGGAGGGCCTCCAAGGGCAGAGGTGCTGGAAGGGTCAGGGTGCGGGTTAGGACTAGGGGTTGGCTGGTTGCCCCTCCAAGGTGACTGCCTTCTGTACCCTCAGGAGCACCCTTTCTTCACCTCGCACAAAACCAAGAAGACTGACATCGCTGCCTTCGTGAAGGAGATCCTGGGAGAGGACTCGTAGGGGCAGGGTTTGGACCTGCTCCAACCCTCTGTTGGGGCAGTGCTTGCCCACACCCATAAGCTACTGCCGCCCTGGCCTTGGGCACCCAAGAGGAATCCAGGGGGCTGCTCCTGCCTGACAGGCAAGGTCCCAAGTGCCAAAGAACCAGACCATCGGGGACCCCCAGTGCCTCTGCCCGTGCTGCTCCAAGGACCCCAAGACTCTGGACTTGGAGGGCCCTGATGCCCCTCACAGAGAAGGCAACCCTGCCTTGTGCAGGCCACTGCCTTGGCCCAGCCCTGGATGCCACCCAAGTTGTATATTTTTTTATCTCTGAATGGACTGAATGGACTTTGCACACTTGGCCTAGGCTGGCCACACCTCTGTCCCGGCATTGGTTGGGGGACCCAGCATGGGGATGAGCCACGTGAATTCCCTGGAGCCCCCACAAGGCAGGTGCCAGAGCCGCCGAGGCCTTCACCCCAGCACTGGCAGACGGGACGCTAAGGGCACTGGGGTCACCTTGCCCTTGCCTGCCGCCTCTAGGGGTGTTgtttcacctttatttttttaatttatcttcctGATTTTTTCTTTCGCTTTGTGGGTTTGGCTGGTTTTTCTTGCATGGTTTGGAGCCGATCACTTTTCTGTCACCTGCTAGGGGACCAGCAGGCTAAGACCTGCCCTGTCTGCTCAGGCTGGGGTCTTGGGAGATGGGCCTAAGGTCTCCGCTCAGAGAGGTGCTAGGGGAACCATTCAGCTCATTCTCCTTGGTGACTGGCTCGACAGGGGCTGTGGATTTGCTTTTggtattgtttaaaaatatatatatatatatttttttttttgaagaaaggaCTGCCTGTCCAGGGTCCTGTCCCTGATGGGTTGGGGCAGTTGGCTGATtgctgttttaattaaaaaaaaaaaaaagtggggcaAAAGGTTGTATGACTGTGTGTCAGAGCTGTGAGCCCTCCCGCTGTGCAGTGGTGGCTGGTGGCTCTGAGGGACAGGGACAGGCAGCATGGTCAGGGGGGCCTCCGGCCTTCCAGGGCTGTGTACTTCCACATGTGAGGAGGACACAAGGCTGCCTCCAGACTGTGACGAGGCTGCAGGCCCTTGCTGGACGCTGGACAGAGCACAGACTTAGGCCTAGTCCCCTGGGGGCATTGACAAGTGCATTGTCAGGCACTGCACCGGGGCTGGGTGGCCACCTCACCGAGGGTAATTTCATTATTCCCAGCTCACAGATGAGTCCAGAGCCACACAGCTCAGGATTGGAGAACTAGGCTCTGGGACAGAGGGAGTGGGGCAGCTGGAGGATGGCCCCCTTGGCAGGGTTCTCTGTGATTCTTGAGGCCTGGGCTGAAACCCTCTTCCTTTAGACTGAAGTAGAAGGGAATTTATTTGCTCACATAAGTGTGCCTGGCTTCAGGCCCCGTGGGATCCAGGAACCAGGTTAATGTCCTGTGGAACTTAAATCCACCTTACTTGTTTTCTTTATCTCAGTTTTATACTCCCCACTTGGGGCCATGTCAGGACTCAGGTAGCTGCTGCCAGCTTAGCAAAGTGGTCCAGAACTGCTGAAGCCCCAGGACTGGCTCTTCTCAGCTGGGAAGGGTCATAGGCTCATCCTCATGCCTATCTTGGGCAGCAAGGATCCTGCTCAGGAGAGTTTTCTGGCCTGCACTCCAAGATCTGAGAGCAGGGCCTAGCTGGCCCTCTAGGGGAAAGGGCATGTtcccacaggagacacagatccTCCTGGGGTCCCTCTTTCCTCTGCCTCTATCCACCAGTCCTCCCATCCTCAGCCAGAGGCGGAGTGTGACTTTAATGCCCAGGTTGGCCTCAGCCTGGGACAGCCTCTATGGGTAGTCCTGCTGGGTGCAGCATTTAACAGCCTCAAGCTCCATCTGGGCGGGGAGGCCGTTCTCACCTGAGGGGGTCTTTGTGACTGTACCCTGTGCCTGAAACGCCCCTTCCCACCTTCTGTGGGTCTCTGCTTACCAGCTCCTGACTCCTGTGACTTCCCCAGGGAGGCCAGCTTGCACATGGCCCCATCGATGTACTAGTCTGGGCTAGTTAGACCCGCCACTATCGTGTGCTCAGTGCCGGAAGCTGCGGAGCGGGGAGCGCCCCACCTGTGATCAGTGGAAACACTAATGAATG encodes:
- the MAP2K3 gene encoding dual specificity mitogen-activated protein kinase kinase 3; this encodes MESTAPSPPAGVPTSKGKSRRKKDLRISCMSKPPAPSPTLPRNLDSRAFITIGDRNFEVEADDLVTISELGRGAYGVVEKVRHAQSGTIMAVKRIRATVNSQEQKRLLMDLDVNMRTVDCFYTVTFYGALFREGDVWICMELMDTSLDKFYRKVLDKGMTIPEDILGEIAVSIVRALEHLHSKLSVIHRDVKPSNVLINKEGHVKMCDFGISGYLVDSVAKTMDAGCKPYMAPERINPELNQKGYNVKSDVWSLGITMIEMAILRFPYESWGTPFQQLKQVVEEPSPQLPADRFSPDFVDFTAQCLRKNPAERMSYLELMEHPFFTSHKTKKTDIAAFVKEILGEDS